From the uncultured Trichococcus sp. genome, one window contains:
- the zwf gene encoding glucose-6-phosphate dehydrogenase, translated as MVKTNPVLIVLFGATGDLAQRKLYPSFFRLFRSGALAERFAVIGTARREWSDAHFRDVVSDSIQSFKPTEAEKAAFLSHFYYRAHDVSDVEHYVHLKELADKLDAQYNLEQNRMYYLAMAPQFFGPIVTHLKGQQIVTDKGFNRVVIEKPFGMDYASAEKLNNEITKVFPEEDIFRIDHYLGKEMIQNILAVRLTNPFLEPSWNREYIENVQITFAEELGVEERGGYYDHSGALKDMVQNHILQVLSLLAMDPLASVSDASIQTAKIKALNDVRVYSPEEVRENFVRAQYAAGRLGDEGFVAYQEEPNVASDSKTETFVAGKFMVDNPRWKGVPFYVRTGKRMTEKGTRVNIVFKKVPVNPFDAEKDVPANDLTIYIQPTEGFALTMNRKEIGQGFNTQPIKLEYRHDSEMMENTPEAYERLTYDVILGDATNFARWEEVAQSWRIIDAIRETWDSDNEEIPKYAARTMGPKEAFDLLKKENHQWAWRPDEWYRERGLLKG; from the coding sequence GTGGTAAAAACAAATCCAGTATTGATTGTATTATTCGGCGCGACAGGTGATTTAGCCCAAAGAAAGTTATATCCTTCATTTTTCCGATTGTTCCGAAGCGGTGCGTTGGCAGAACGTTTCGCAGTGATCGGGACGGCAAGAAGAGAGTGGAGCGACGCGCATTTTCGGGATGTGGTTTCGGATTCGATTCAATCATTCAAGCCGACAGAAGCGGAAAAAGCTGCCTTTTTAAGCCACTTTTATTATCGTGCGCATGATGTTTCCGATGTGGAACATTACGTTCATCTTAAAGAGTTAGCTGACAAATTGGATGCCCAATATAATTTGGAGCAGAACCGGATGTACTATCTGGCGATGGCACCGCAATTTTTCGGACCGATCGTGACGCATCTGAAAGGGCAGCAGATTGTGACGGACAAAGGCTTCAACCGTGTCGTCATCGAAAAGCCATTCGGGATGGATTATGCATCAGCCGAAAAATTGAACAATGAAATCACAAAAGTGTTCCCGGAAGAGGATATTTTCAGGATTGACCACTATTTGGGCAAAGAAATGATCCAAAATATTTTGGCCGTCCGTTTGACGAATCCGTTTCTTGAACCCTCGTGGAATCGTGAGTACATCGAAAATGTTCAGATCACGTTTGCCGAAGAATTGGGTGTGGAAGAGCGCGGCGGCTACTATGACCACAGCGGCGCCTTAAAAGATATGGTCCAAAACCATATTCTGCAAGTGTTGTCCTTACTGGCAATGGACCCGTTGGCATCCGTATCCGATGCGAGTATCCAAACAGCCAAGATCAAAGCACTGAATGATGTGCGTGTCTATTCGCCGGAAGAAGTCCGCGAAAATTTTGTCAGAGCACAGTATGCGGCAGGCCGTTTGGGTGATGAGGGGTTTGTTGCCTATCAAGAAGAACCGAATGTCGCAAGCGATTCGAAGACCGAAACGTTTGTAGCCGGTAAATTCATGGTGGATAATCCGCGCTGGAAGGGTGTGCCTTTCTATGTGCGCACCGGAAAACGCATGACGGAAAAAGGAACGCGCGTCAACATCGTTTTCAAAAAAGTTCCCGTTAATCCGTTTGATGCTGAAAAAGATGTCCCGGCGAACGATCTGACCATCTACATCCAACCAACAGAAGGCTTTGCTTTGACCATGAACCGGAAAGAAATCGGTCAGGGATTCAATACGCAGCCGATCAAATTGGAGTACCGCCACGACAGCGAAATGATGGAGAATACGCCGGAAGCTTATGAACGTCTGACTTACGATGTTATTTTGGGTGATGCAACCAACTTCGCACGCTGGGAAGAAGTTGCACAATCCTGGAGAATCATTGACGCAATCCGCGAAACGTGGGACAGCGACAATGAAGAAATTCCGAAGTATGCGGCACGGACAATGGGACCAAAAGAAGCATTTGATTTGTTGAAAAAAGAAAACCATCAGTGGGCCTGGAGACCGGATGAATGGTACCGCGAACGTGGATTGTTGAAGGGGTAG
- a CDS encoding LysR family transcriptional regulator substrate-binding protein encodes MLTTSGSAIRRQIDRLLQRYKLTPTIVLESSNIYTVAELAKKNAGVAFVPEGLVSESPTLAYNLYPVSHELISIEYFIAYSTTKTLTPTLQAFADTFIQEIQAHTLHHDLRG; translated from the coding sequence GTGCTTACCACCAGCGGTTCTGCGATTCGCCGACAAATCGATCGCTTGCTGCAAAGATACAAGCTCACACCAACGATTGTTTTGGAGAGTTCCAACATCTACACAGTGGCCGAACTTGCAAAAAAGAATGCGGGCGTCGCCTTTGTGCCGGAAGGATTAGTTAGTGAATCACCAACCCTAGCGTATAACTTATATCCTGTTTCGCATGAACTCATTTCCATAGAATATTTTATCGCTTATTCAACCACAAAAACATTAACACCTACTCTTCAGGCATTTGCGGATACGTTCATTCAAGAGATTCAAGCGCATACGCTACATCACGATTTGAGAGGATAA
- a CDS encoding FAD:protein FMN transferase produces MNEAKRTIYLMGTVIQLWIQHPDPEIILENAESRLRDYEKRFSANDKNSDLMKINTQAGKAPVTVDKDLFELIKLGKMHSLPDDSALNITIGPLIQLWRIGFEDAQRPSEQEIKQKLKLVQPESIILDEENNTVYLEKPGMAIDLGALAKGYFADKILEYFVSEGVRAALIDLGGNVVTYGEAPQREDGYWRIGIQHPMQPRGKFVLALKSKNQSIVTSGIYERTFTMDGKTYHHIFDSRTGYPLETDIASITVVSDKSVDGEIWTTRLFAQKPEQVIASLNSLEGFSGIVITKDGTLLYSKSLSSQIVM; encoded by the coding sequence ATGAATGAAGCGAAACGAACGATTTATCTGATGGGTACCGTTATCCAGTTATGGATTCAACATCCCGATCCCGAAATAATTTTGGAAAATGCCGAAAGCCGATTGCGGGACTATGAAAAACGTTTCAGTGCGAACGATAAAAATTCTGATCTGATGAAAATAAATACTCAGGCAGGGAAAGCACCAGTCACGGTCGATAAGGATTTGTTCGAACTGATCAAATTGGGCAAAATGCATAGCCTCCCGGATGACAGCGCCCTGAACATCACCATCGGGCCGCTGATCCAATTGTGGCGCATCGGTTTTGAAGATGCCCAGCGGCCTTCTGAGCAGGAAATAAAACAAAAGCTGAAATTGGTTCAGCCGGAAAGCATCATTCTCGATGAGGAAAACAACACTGTATATTTGGAAAAACCAGGCATGGCGATCGACTTGGGAGCTCTTGCGAAGGGATATTTCGCGGATAAGATTTTGGAGTATTTCGTTTCCGAAGGAGTCCGCGCCGCGCTCATCGATCTGGGCGGGAATGTCGTAACGTACGGGGAGGCACCCCAGCGCGAAGACGGCTATTGGCGGATCGGCATCCAGCATCCTATGCAACCCAGAGGGAAGTTTGTGCTGGCGCTGAAGTCCAAAAATCAATCCATCGTCACGTCAGGCATCTATGAGCGCACCTTTACAATGGACGGGAAAACCTATCACCACATTTTTGATAGCAGGACGGGATATCCTCTGGAAACCGATATTGCCAGCATCACGGTCGTTTCTGATAAATCGGTCGATGGCGAAATCTGGACCACCAGACTTTTTGCCCAAAAGCCCGAGCAGGTGATCGCTTCTCTGAATAGTCTGGAAGGGTTCAGCGGAATCGTCATAACGAAAGACGGCACATTATTGTATTCCAAATCCTTATCCTCTCAAATCGTGATGTAG
- a CDS encoding Fic family protein, producing MLDNKLGITNQVELAKEEERISKANAKRLYDSGDINNLEIGTYKGLADIHNYLFDDVYDFAGKTRTVNISKGDFRFAPVRFLAVSLDHIDKMPRSTIDEIVAKYVEMNIAHPFRDGNGRSARIWVDLILKKELGKVVDWKLIDKDNYLSAMGSSPVNDLEIRCLLSNALTTSIDDREIYMKGIDVSYYYEGYMEYSTYDL from the coding sequence GTGTTAGATAATAAATTGGGGATCACGAATCAAGTTGAGTTGGCGAAAGAGGAAGAACGAATCAGTAAAGCTAACGCTAAACGTTTATATGATTCTGGCGATATCAATAATCTGGAAATCGGTACATACAAAGGTTTGGCAGATATCCATAACTATTTGTTCGATGATGTTTATGATTTTGCGGGCAAGACCCGTACCGTGAATATTTCGAAGGGAGATTTCAGATTTGCACCAGTCAGGTTCTTAGCGGTTTCTCTGGATCATATTGATAAAATGCCACGCTCCACTATTGATGAAATTGTGGCGAAATATGTTGAGATGAATATTGCGCATCCTTTTCGAGATGGAAATGGACGCAGTGCACGTATTTGGGTGGATTTGATTCTAAAGAAAGAATTGGGAAAAGTTGTAGACTGGAAATTAATTGACAAAGATAATTATCTATCTGCTATGGGAAGCAGCCCCGTCAATGACTTGGAAATCAGATGCTTACTCAGCAATGCCTTGACGACGTCAATTGATGACCGGGAAATCTACATGAAAGGCATTGATGTCAGTTATTATTATGAGGGATATATGGAATATTCCACTTATGATCTGTAA
- a CDS encoding gluconate 5-dehydrogenase, producing MDFSMDMFRLDGKVALITGAVYGIGFEIAKSLAAAGATIVFNNLDQKSVDDGIANYKSVGIEARGYVCDVTDEPGVQAMIKQIKEDVGSVDILVNNAGIIKRTPMIEMAVADFRQVIDIDLTAPFIMAKAVLPDMIEKRSGKIINICSMMSELGRETVSAYAAAKGGLKMLTKNIASEYGQYNIQCNGIGPGYIATPQTAPLRELQENGERHPFDQFIVGRTPAERWGEPVDLAGPSIFLASNASDFVNGHVLYVDGGILAYIGKQP from the coding sequence ATGGACTTTAGTATGGATATGTTCCGTTTGGACGGAAAAGTGGCGCTCATCACGGGTGCTGTATATGGAATCGGCTTCGAAATCGCGAAATCATTGGCTGCGGCCGGCGCGACGATCGTTTTTAATAATTTGGATCAAAAATCGGTTGACGACGGCATCGCCAACTACAAATCGGTTGGGATCGAAGCGCGCGGGTATGTCTGCGATGTGACGGATGAGCCAGGCGTGCAAGCAATGATCAAACAAATCAAAGAGGACGTCGGCTCCGTGGATATCCTGGTCAACAATGCCGGCATCATCAAACGCACACCAATGATCGAAATGGCCGTGGCGGACTTCCGCCAAGTCATCGACATCGATCTGACGGCACCATTCATCATGGCCAAAGCCGTGCTTCCGGACATGATCGAAAAACGCAGCGGCAAAATCATCAACATCTGTTCGATGATGAGCGAGCTCGGCCGCGAAACCGTCAGCGCCTACGCTGCCGCTAAAGGCGGATTGAAAATGCTGACGAAAAACATCGCATCCGAATACGGCCAATACAACATCCAGTGCAACGGCATCGGACCCGGCTACATCGCGACGCCGCAAACAGCGCCACTGCGCGAGCTGCAGGAGAACGGCGAACGCCATCCCTTCGACCAATTCATCGTCGGCCGCACACCAGCCGAGCGTTGGGGCGAACCGGTCGACTTGGCTGGACCTTCGATTTTCCTGGCGTCCAACGCTTCGGACTTCGTGAACGGCCACGTGCTGTACGTCGATGGCGGCATCCTGGCTTACATCGGCAAACAACCTTAA
- the kduI gene encoding 5-dehydro-4-deoxy-D-glucuronate isomerase: protein MQNMETRYTHSPEDIRHYSTEQLRKEFLVEKVFVPGAISLTYTHNDRMIFGGVTPTDKALEIVLDKELGVDYFLERREMGVINIGGPGSIEIDGKKEEMKKQDGCYIGKETRQVVFTSEDAANPAKFYISSVPAHHKHPNVKISIDNIKPMETGEPLTLNQRKIYQYIHPNVCESCQLQMGYTILEPGSAWNTMPTHTHERRMEAYVYFDMEKDTRIFHMMGKPDETKHLVMGNEQAAISPSWSIHSGVGTSNYSFIWAMCGENITYTDMDMVPMDQLK from the coding sequence ATGCAAAATATGGAAACACGTTATACACACAGTCCGGAGGATATCCGTCATTATTCGACAGAACAACTGCGCAAGGAATTTCTGGTCGAGAAAGTGTTCGTGCCGGGCGCAATCAGCCTGACGTACACCCACAATGACCGCATGATCTTCGGCGGCGTCACTCCAACCGATAAAGCATTGGAGATCGTCCTGGACAAAGAATTGGGCGTCGATTACTTCCTGGAGCGCCGCGAGATGGGCGTCATCAACATCGGCGGACCGGGCTCCATCGAAATCGACGGCAAAAAAGAAGAGATGAAAAAACAAGACGGCTGCTACATCGGCAAAGAGACGCGCCAAGTCGTCTTCACTTCCGAGGATGCGGCGAATCCGGCCAAATTCTACATCAGCTCCGTGCCGGCGCACCACAAACACCCGAACGTGAAAATTAGCATCGACAACATCAAACCGATGGAAACCGGCGAGCCATTGACGCTGAACCAACGCAAAATCTACCAATACATCCATCCGAACGTTTGCGAAAGCTGCCAACTGCAGATGGGCTACACGATTTTAGAGCCGGGCAGCGCTTGGAACACGATGCCGACCCACACACACGAACGCAGAATGGAAGCCTACGTCTATTTCGATATGGAAAAAGACACACGCATTTTCCATATGATGGGCAAACCGGATGAAACGAAGCACTTGGTCATGGGAAATGAACAGGCTGCGATTTCACCAAGCTGGTCCATCCACTCCGGCGTAGGGACAAGCAACTACTCGTTCATCTGGGCGATGTGCGGCGAAAACATCACTTACACTGACATGGATATGGTTCCGATGGACCAATTAAAATAA
- a CDS encoding bifunctional 4-hydroxy-2-oxoglutarate aldolase/2-dehydro-3-deoxy-phosphogluconate aldolase: MKRVAILNRLEKTGVVAVVRGATKEEALKSSHAIVAGGLKGIELTFTVPQADEVIRELAENYKDQPEVVVGAGTVLDAITARLAILAGAEFIVSPNFDKETAELCNLYQIPYLPGCMTITEMKEALKSGADIIKLFPGSAYGPSIVPSFKAPMPHLNLMPTGGVSLANMQEWFAAGVIAVGVGGNLLAPAATGDFDKVTEVAKQYADKFAEIKGH, translated from the coding sequence ATGAAACGCGTAGCTATTTTGAATCGTTTGGAAAAAACGGGGGTCGTGGCAGTCGTCCGCGGCGCCACGAAAGAAGAAGCATTGAAATCCAGCCACGCGATCGTCGCGGGCGGGCTGAAGGGCATCGAATTGACATTCACTGTCCCTCAAGCGGATGAAGTCATCCGCGAGCTGGCGGAAAACTATAAGGATCAACCGGAAGTCGTGGTCGGAGCGGGGACGGTATTGGATGCCATCACTGCCCGTCTGGCGATACTGGCAGGCGCCGAGTTCATCGTCAGCCCGAATTTCGACAAAGAGACGGCAGAATTATGTAATTTGTACCAAATTCCGTATCTGCCGGGCTGCATGACGATCACGGAAATGAAAGAAGCGCTTAAGAGCGGCGCGGACATCATCAAACTGTTCCCGGGCAGCGCCTACGGTCCGAGCATCGTGCCGAGCTTCAAAGCGCCGATGCCGCACCTGAACTTGATGCCGACAGGCGGCGTCAGCTTGGCGAACATGCAAGAATGGTTTGCTGCCGGCGTCATCGCGGTCGGCGTTGGCGGCAATCTGCTGGCACCAGCCGCGACCGGCGACTTCGACAAAGTGACCGAAGTGGCCAAGCAATACGCGGATAAGTTTGCGGAGATCAAAGGGCACTAA
- the rhaM gene encoding L-rhamnose mutarotase codes for MIKKAFAMKIYPDQHEEYRKRHDELWPEMRAMLKEHGAHQYSIFLNPETSELFGYLEIEDEERWKGTAATGINQKWWHYMADIMETNPDDSPISKELVQVFEL; via the coding sequence ATGATCAAAAAAGCTTTCGCTATGAAAATTTATCCCGATCAGCACGAGGAATACAGGAAGCGCCATGACGAACTATGGCCGGAAATGCGCGCGATGCTGAAAGAGCACGGTGCTCACCAGTATTCGATCTTCCTAAATCCGGAGACGAGCGAATTGTTCGGCTATCTCGAGATCGAAGACGAAGAACGCTGGAAGGGGACAGCCGCCACTGGCATCAACCAGAAATGGTGGCACTATATGGCCGACATCATGGAAACCAATCCGGATGACTCGCCAATTTCAAAAGAACTAGTGCAAGTATTCGAGTTATAA
- a CDS encoding AraC family transcriptional regulator: MASDQYEVYHVKDVISQEKTLYHYHDYYEVHATLAGEATFYLDGKQFDIEAGTILLIHYNDLHRIVKQNTDFCERVYIFLTPEFLQSSSTKWTNLEDCFSGGGERRSKVLKIDADLLRQKLSFIDHQPDASIYGSDIKYEQNLIEYLLFLNQLVQSEQNEEEPKVIVQNERIEQMIDYISENLSNPLTLEEMEKNFFVSKYYITREFKKHTGFTFHQFVMKKKLLYAKQLLKTYQSSNLVYNQCGFASYPHFLKAFKKEFSMTPKEFLAKNKENQKIHYEHFEA, from the coding sequence ATGGCTTCGGATCAGTACGAGGTCTACCATGTGAAGGATGTCATCAGCCAAGAGAAGACGCTCTACCACTACCATGACTATTATGAGGTGCATGCGACGTTGGCAGGCGAAGCCACGTTCTATTTGGATGGCAAACAGTTCGATATCGAAGCGGGGACGATTCTCCTCATCCATTACAATGATCTGCACCGGATCGTCAAACAGAACACGGATTTTTGCGAACGCGTCTATATCTTTTTGACACCCGAATTTCTGCAGAGCAGTTCCACGAAATGGACGAATCTGGAAGACTGTTTCAGCGGGGGCGGGGAACGCCGCAGCAAGGTCCTCAAGATCGATGCCGATTTGCTGCGGCAAAAACTTTCCTTCATCGACCATCAACCGGATGCTTCGATCTACGGTTCGGACATCAAATACGAACAGAACTTGATCGAGTATCTGTTGTTTCTGAATCAGTTGGTGCAGTCGGAGCAGAACGAAGAAGAGCCGAAAGTGATTGTGCAGAATGAACGGATTGAGCAGATGATCGACTACATTTCCGAGAACTTGAGCAATCCGTTGACGCTGGAGGAGATGGAAAAGAACTTCTTCGTCAGCAAATACTACATCACGCGCGAGTTCAAGAAGCATACGGGCTTCACGTTCCATCAGTTCGTGATGAAGAAGAAGTTGCTATACGCGAAGCAGCTGCTGAAGACCTACCAGAGTTCGAACCTCGTCTACAACCAATGCGGCTTCGCTTCGTACCCGCATTTCCTGAAGGCTTTCAAAAAAGAATTCAGCATGACGCCGAAAGAGTTTTTGGCAAAAAACAAAGAGAATCAAAAGATCCACTATGAGCATTTTGAAGCCTGA
- a CDS encoding sugar phosphate isomerase/epimerase family protein, with protein sequence MLNITIRGHDLSGVKSVKELAAQTKKQGVHNLQLALGMSFPDMPSGAANLNPGMGAAIKRELAKEDVQVGILSCYINMIHPDLEIREQLLQKFESYVRHARHFGAAMVASETGCVLPEIQYTEDNFTDEAFADMVGVIRRLVKAGEESGMLVGIEPGLNHPLYSLERVEQLLAAVQSDYLGIILDPSNLITSGDFQGQVALVERAFESFGDKIVAVHLKDFKVEEDWIIPVNLGEGLIDYAAITGIIAKHKPLSYVVLEETKDDHIRKALQLLEASEAKP encoded by the coding sequence ATGTTGAATATTACAATCCGCGGCCATGACCTATCCGGTGTCAAATCGGTGAAGGAACTGGCTGCACAAACCAAAAAGCAAGGTGTCCACAATCTGCAGTTGGCGCTGGGCATGTCCTTTCCGGACATGCCCTCCGGCGCCGCTAATCTGAACCCCGGCATGGGGGCAGCGATCAAAAGGGAACTGGCAAAAGAGGATGTGCAGGTCGGCATTCTGAGTTGCTACATCAATATGATCCACCCTGACTTGGAGATCCGCGAACAGCTGCTGCAGAAATTCGAAAGCTATGTGCGCCATGCCCGCCATTTCGGGGCAGCGATGGTCGCTTCCGAGACCGGCTGCGTGCTGCCGGAAATCCAATACACAGAAGACAATTTCACTGATGAAGCTTTCGCCGACATGGTAGGCGTCATCCGCCGCTTGGTCAAGGCCGGCGAAGAATCCGGCATGTTGGTGGGCATCGAGCCCGGACTGAATCATCCGCTCTACAGTCTCGAGCGGGTCGAGCAGTTGCTGGCGGCGGTGCAGTCGGACTACCTGGGGATCATCCTTGATCCGTCGAATCTGATCACGAGCGGAGATTTCCAGGGTCAGGTCGCTTTGGTCGAACGGGCTTTTGAAAGCTTCGGCGACAAAATCGTGGCGGTCCATCTGAAGGACTTCAAAGTCGAAGAAGACTGGATCATTCCGGTCAACCTCGGGGAAGGCCTGATCGATTACGCGGCTATCACCGGAATCATTGCCAAGCACAAGCCGCTTTCCTACGTCGTCCTCGAAGAAACGAAGGATGACCATATCAGAAAGGCGCTGCAGCTGTTGGAAGCAAGCGAAGCCAAACCATAA
- a CDS encoding TRAP transporter large permease, translated as MALQAGLILFVVFLILLIVGMPIAISIAVSSIATLLLVVPFDIAVFTSAQKMVSSLNSFSLVAIPFFVLSGIIMNNGGIAEKLVNFAMLFVGRIPGGLAHTNVLGNALFGSMSSSAIAASTAIGGVLIPQQIKAGYDRKFATAVNIASAPTGMVIPPSTAFIMFSLVAGGASISSLFLGGYLVGALWCLAIMLVAYVHAKKNKYPTMKASEMGSAFKIIKEAIPSVMLIVIIIGGILTGIFTAIEASAIAVAYSLLIAMFFYKTVTVKDIYPMLKEAVLTTGTITFLLATSSMMSFAMAFTGIPQAISAAILGLTTNKIIILLLVNIVLLIVGMFMDVGPAILIFTPIFLPVVRSIGVDPVHFGLFAIMNLCVGSITPPVGTGLYVGASVGGVKAEQMMKPLVPFYLAILAVLLLITYFPGLVMWLPNMAG; from the coding sequence ATGGCTTTACAGGCAGGTTTGATATTATTCGTCGTTTTTCTGATCTTGTTGATAGTGGGGATGCCGATCGCGATCAGTATCGCGGTCTCCTCAATCGCAACGTTACTGTTGGTTGTCCCTTTTGATATAGCTGTATTCACTTCCGCGCAAAAAATGGTCTCCAGCCTGAACAGTTTTTCGCTCGTCGCCATTCCGTTCTTCGTGCTCTCGGGGATCATCATGAATAATGGTGGGATTGCCGAGAAGCTGGTCAACTTCGCGATGCTGTTCGTAGGGCGCATCCCTGGTGGCTTGGCCCATACGAACGTATTGGGAAATGCCTTGTTCGGCTCCATGTCCAGTTCCGCGATTGCGGCTTCGACCGCTATCGGTGGGGTGTTGATTCCCCAACAGATCAAAGCCGGTTATGACCGCAAATTTGCGACAGCGGTGAACATCGCGTCCGCTCCTACCGGGATGGTCATCCCGCCGAGTACCGCATTCATCATGTTTTCTTTGGTCGCAGGTGGCGCATCCATCTCCTCTCTATTCTTGGGAGGGTACCTGGTAGGGGCGCTGTGGTGTCTGGCGATCATGCTTGTTGCTTACGTACACGCCAAGAAAAATAAGTACCCAACGATGAAAGCTTCCGAAATGGGTTCAGCTTTCAAGATTATCAAGGAAGCGATCCCGAGCGTCATGCTGATCGTGATCATCATCGGCGGCATCCTGACCGGTATCTTCACTGCGATTGAAGCTTCGGCAATCGCAGTTGCCTACTCGTTGCTGATCGCGATGTTCTTCTATAAAACAGTCACAGTCAAAGACATTTATCCGATGCTGAAGGAAGCGGTGCTGACAACAGGAACGATCACGTTCCTGTTGGCTACTTCTTCGATGATGTCCTTCGCGATGGCCTTCACCGGCATCCCGCAAGCGATCAGCGCAGCGATCCTGGGCTTGACTACGAACAAAATCATTATCCTGTTGTTGGTCAACATCGTGTTGCTGATCGTCGGCATGTTCATGGACGTAGGTCCGGCCATCCTGATCTTCACACCGATCTTCCTGCCGGTCGTTCGCAGCATCGGTGTCGATCCTGTCCACTTCGGCTTGTTCGCGATCATGAACTTGTGCGTCGGCTCGATCACACCGCCAGTCGGAACAGGGTTGTACGTTGGTGCCAGCGTCGGGGGCGTCAAAGCCGAGCAGATGATGAAGCCGCTCGTGCCGTTCTACTTGGCGATCCTGGCCGTGCTGCTGCTCATCACCTACTTCCCTGGATTGGTGATGTGGCTGCCGAACATGGCGGGGTAA
- a CDS encoding TRAP transporter small permease, with the protein MEKIRTFLDKTLEILCSAVFVVMILTTLYQIFMRTVMNNPNTVTEEFVRFSLVWLSMLAMAYVVGKRSHLAVTLLSDNLSGPNKRLLEIVVQALFLVFAALIMVYGGWKAVSVTTGQISPSLSLSMGYVYLSVPVSGFIMFVYSLLNLMQRKVAIENVDESGEI; encoded by the coding sequence ATGGAAAAAATAAGAACGTTTTTAGATAAGACGTTGGAGATCCTTTGTTCGGCGGTGTTCGTCGTGATGATCCTGACGACACTTTACCAAATTTTCATGAGAACAGTCATGAACAATCCGAACACAGTGACGGAAGAATTTGTCCGCTTCAGCTTGGTTTGGTTATCGATGTTGGCGATGGCTTACGTCGTCGGCAAACGCAGCCACTTGGCGGTGACATTGTTGAGCGATAACTTGAGCGGTCCGAATAAGCGCTTGCTGGAAATCGTTGTACAAGCATTGTTCTTGGTTTTTGCGGCTCTGATCATGGTCTATGGCGGTTGGAAAGCCGTATCCGTGACAACAGGCCAGATTTCTCCTTCGTTGTCTTTATCGATGGGCTATGTCTATCTGTCCGTTCCGGTCTCCGGATTCATCATGTTCGTCTATAGTCTGCTGAACCTGATGCAAAGAAAAGTTGCGATCGAAAATGTTGATGAAAGCGGGGAAATTTAA
- a CDS encoding TRAP transporter substrate-binding protein, whose protein sequence is MSVLGTGVLAGCGNSDASTDDAIVLRYAYASNSQPVIDSMKEFGRLVEEKTDGEVQIEYFPDGQLGGEVELIELTQTGGIDFTKVSGSALESFSKDYSIFGVPYIFDSEEHFYSVMEDPKIMDDIYNSTAELGFVGLTYYDSGQRSFYMTDGPINTPEDLKGKKIRVMQSETAIKMVELLGGSAVPMGSNEVYTSLQSNLIDGAENNEFVLFTAGHGGVAKYYSYDAHTRVPDVVIMNDTVQERLSDEQYEAVLEAAKESTDYEKSVFKAAVEKEKETAVAEYGIVFNDVDIAPFQAAVEPLHEQFKNNATYSELYDMIRAHADAE, encoded by the coding sequence ATGTCCGTACTGGGCACCGGCGTTCTCGCCGGCTGCGGAAACTCCGATGCGTCGACAGATGATGCCATCGTCCTGCGTTATGCATACGCCAGCAACAGCCAACCTGTAATCGACTCGATGAAGGAATTCGGCCGTTTGGTAGAGGAAAAGACTGACGGAGAAGTTCAAATCGAGTATTTCCCGGATGGGCAGCTCGGTGGTGAGGTAGAACTGATCGAACTGACACAAACCGGTGGAATTGACTTCACAAAAGTCAGCGGCTCCGCATTGGAAAGTTTCTCGAAAGATTACTCGATTTTCGGGGTGCCTTATATCTTCGACAGTGAGGAACATTTCTACTCGGTCATGGAAGATCCTAAAATCATGGACGATATCTACAACTCGACTGCAGAACTTGGCTTTGTCGGCCTGACGTATTATGACTCTGGTCAACGGAGCTTCTACATGACGGACGGTCCGATCAATACGCCTGAAGATCTGAAGGGCAAAAAAATCCGTGTCATGCAGAGTGAAACGGCAATCAAGATGGTTGAATTGCTTGGCGGTTCAGCTGTTCCGATGGGAAGTAATGAAGTCTATACTTCCTTGCAATCCAACCTGATCGATGGCGCGGAAAACAACGAGTTTGTGTTGTTCACGGCTGGACATGGTGGAGTTGCGAAGTACTATTCCTATGATGCACATACCCGCGTTCCCGATGTTGTGATCATGAACGATACCGTACAAGAGCGCTTGAGTGATGAACAATACGAAGCCGTTTTGGAAGCCGCCAAAGAGTCGACGGATTACGAGAAGAGCGTCTTTAAGGCAGCAGTCGAAAAAGAGAAAGAGACTGCAGTGGCAGAATACGGCATCGTGTTCAACGATGTGGACATCGCACCGTTCCAAGCAGCCGTAGAACCGTTGCATGAACAATTCAAAAATAACGCGACCTACAGCGAATTGTACGACATGATTCGCGCGCACGCTGATGCAGAGTAA